The following proteins come from a genomic window of Diceros bicornis minor isolate mBicDic1 chromosome 4, mDicBic1.mat.cur, whole genome shotgun sequence:
- the GJA8 gene encoding gap junction alpha-8 protein → MGDWSFLGKILEEVNEHSTVIGRVWLTVLFIFRILILGTAAEFVWGDEQSDFVCNTQQPGCENVCYDEAFPISHIRLWVLQIIFVSTPSLVYVGHAVHYVRMEEKRKEREAEELGQQLADNGEMAPPPADQGSIKKSGNSSKGTKKFRLEGTLLGTYICHIIFKTLFEVGFVVGHYFLYGFRILPLYRCSRWPCPNVVDCFVSRPTEKTIFILFMLCVASVSLFLNILEISHLALKKIRSAFKSPAEEPLEEVPEKSLHSIAVSSIQKAKGYQLLEEEKIVSHYFPLAEVGMVETSPLSATPFSQFEEKMGTGPLGDLSRAYQETLPSYAQVGAQEGEGEEQPVEEGAEPEVGEKRQEAERVSTEGQETEAVLEGEKVKPPEVGKEAEKEELQAEKVSEQGLPAEKVPSLCPELSGDDSRPLSRLSKASSRARSDDLTV, encoded by the coding sequence ATGGGTGACTGGAGTTTCCTGGGGAAAATCTTGGAGGAGGTGAATGAGCACTCTACAGTCATCGGCAGAGTCTGGCTCACTGTGCTTTTCATCTTCCGGATCCTCATCCTTGGCACTGCCGCAGAGTTCGTGTGGGGGGATGAGCAGTCCGACTTCGTGTGCAACACCCAGCAGCCGGGCTGCGAGAACGTCTGCTACGATGAGGCCTTCCCCATCTCGCACATCCGCCTGTGGGTGCTGCAGATCATCTTCGTCTCCACGCCGTCCCTGGTGTACGTGGGTCACGCGGTGCACTACGTCCGCATGGAGGAGAAGCGGAAGGAGCGCGAAGCAGAGGAGCTGGGCCAGCAGCTCGCCGATAACGGCGAGATGGCGCCGCCCCCCGCAGACCAGGGCAGCATCAAGAAGAGCGGCAACAGCAGCAAAGGCACCAAGAAGTTCCGGCTGGAGGGGACCCTGCTGGGGACCTACATCTGCCACATCATCTTCAAGACCCTCTTTGAGGTGGGCTTCGTAGTGGGCCACTACTTCCTGTACGGTTTCCGGATCCTGCCCCTCTATCGCTGCAGCCGGTGGCCGTGCCCCAACGTGGTGGACTGCTTCGTGTCACGGCCCACGGAGAAAACCATCTTCATTCTGTTTATGTTGTGTGTGGCCTCTGTGTCCCTCTTCCTCAATATTCTGGAGATAAGTCACCTGGCCTTGAAGAAAATCCGATCTGCTTTCAAGAGTCCCGCAGAGGAGCCACTGGAGGAGGTTCCTGAGAAATCTCTCCACTCCATTGCTGTCTCCTCCATCCAGAAAGCCAAGGGCTACCAGCTCCTCGAAGAAGAGAAAATCGTGTCCCACTATTTCCCTTTGGCTGAGGTTGGGATGGTGGAGACCAGCCCACTTTCTGCCACGCCTTTCAGTCAGTTTGaggagaagatgggcacagggccCCTAGGGGACTTGTCCCGGGCTTACCAAGAGACACTGCCTTCCTATGCTCAGGTGGGAGcacaggagggagagggggaggagcagcctgtggaggagggagcagaaccagaggtgggagagaagaggcaggaagcagagagagtgaGCACAGAGGGGCAGGAGACCGAAGCAGTGCTGGAGGGGGAGAAAGTGAAGCCCCCTGAAGTGGGGAAGGAGGCTGAGAAAGAAGAGCTGCAGGCTGAGAAAGTATCAGAGCAGGGGCTGCCGGCTGAGAAGGTGCCTTCACTGTGTCCAGAGCTGAGCGGGGATGACAGCAGACCCCTGAGCAGGCTGAGCAAAGCCAGCAGCCGGGCCAGGTCAGATGATCTAACCGTATGA